One genomic segment of Sorex araneus isolate mSorAra2 chromosome X, mSorAra2.pri, whole genome shotgun sequence includes these proteins:
- the LOC101540398 gene encoding regenerating islet-derived protein 3-gamma-like, with protein sequence MVQVFTPRFCPKDYVSYSSNCYALYSTPSTWMDANIACQRQPAGHLVSVLTGSEASFLSSLINNTMDSYYDVWIGLHDPTEGRQPNGGGWEWSNTDPMKYFAWETNTPTIPDSGFCGSVTKSSGFQKWKDYNCDLKLPFVCKFKY encoded by the exons ATGGTGCAGGTCTTTACACCGCGTTTCTGTCCGAAGGATTATGTGTCTTATTCCTCTAACTGCTATGCCTTATATAGCACACCATCGACCTGGATGGATGCAAAT ATAGCTTGCCAAAGGCAGCCTGCAGGACACCTTGTCTCCGTGCTCACTGGGTCTGAAGCATCCTTCCTGAGCTCCCTGATAAACAACACTATGGATAGCTACTACGATGTCTGGATTGGGCTTCATGATCCTACTGAG GGCCGACAGCCTAATGGAGGTGGATGGGAATGGAGTAATACAGACCCAATGAAGTACTTTGCTTGGGAGACAAATACCCCCACCATTCCAGACTCTGGTTTCTGTGGCAGTGTGACTAAAAGTTCAG GTTTTCAGAAATGGAAAGATTACAACTGTGATTTGAAGTTACCTTTTGTCTGCAAATTCAAGTACTAG